From one Stieleria sp. JC731 genomic stretch:
- a CDS encoding VWA domain-containing protein, which produces MSDIEFRDPLYLLLLIVLPWVYRWSVTNPSVLQFSSLDIAGEHASVVRVWLAKLPALLMTVAVALGIIALAGPRSPNSESRVSRDGIAIMMVVDRSGSMKARDLVQDDYSVDRLQVVKEVFRKFVLGDEQADTKGRRDDAIGLIAFAGFADSLCPLTLDHGNLVSMVQDLEIANSRQEDGTAIGDALALAVERLRRSKTKSKVVILLTDGSNNVGIVSPEQAAEVAQASDVKVYCIGTGTHGRAPYPAVDPFTGRTVLTEVKVELDEETLRSIADKTDGQYFRATDRESLLGIYEQIDSMERTKVTEQRYLQYDERYRFPLVFGLVLMAVSLISRATIFRSLP; this is translated from the coding sequence ATGTCGGACATTGAATTCCGCGATCCGCTCTACCTGTTGCTGTTGATCGTATTACCGTGGGTCTATCGATGGTCGGTGACAAACCCAAGTGTGCTGCAGTTTTCTTCGCTTGACATTGCCGGTGAGCATGCTTCGGTGGTCCGCGTTTGGTTGGCGAAACTCCCTGCCCTATTGATGACCGTTGCCGTCGCTTTGGGAATCATCGCACTGGCAGGGCCCAGATCTCCAAATTCCGAAAGTCGCGTTTCACGTGACGGGATCGCGATCATGATGGTTGTCGATCGGTCGGGGTCCATGAAGGCACGCGACTTGGTGCAAGACGATTACAGTGTTGATCGGTTGCAGGTGGTCAAAGAAGTCTTTCGAAAGTTCGTTTTGGGCGACGAGCAGGCTGATACCAAAGGTCGTCGCGACGACGCGATCGGTCTCATCGCGTTCGCGGGTTTTGCGGACAGCCTTTGTCCGCTGACACTCGATCACGGCAACCTTGTCAGCATGGTGCAGGACTTGGAAATCGCCAATTCGCGGCAGGAAGATGGAACCGCAATCGGAGACGCTCTTGCGCTTGCGGTCGAACGATTGCGGCGGAGCAAAACCAAGTCGAAAGTTGTGATCCTGCTGACCGATGGATCGAACAACGTCGGAATCGTTTCCCCAGAACAGGCTGCTGAAGTTGCCCAGGCTAGCGACGTAAAAGTCTATTGCATCGGAACGGGAACCCACGGGCGGGCGCCCTACCCTGCGGTCGATCCCTTTACGGGACGGACTGTGTTGACCGAAGTTAAAGTGGAGCTGGATGAGGAGACGCTCCGCTCGATCGCTGACAAAACCGACGGGCAATATTTCCGTGCGACGGACCGCGAAAGTCTACTCGGGATCTACGAGCAAATTGATTCGATGGAGCGGACAAAAGTGACCGAGCAACGTTATCTGCAATACGATGAACGCTATCGGTTTCCTCTGGTCTTTGGATTGGTCCTGATGGCGGTGTCGCTGATTTCCCGGGCCACGATTTTTCGATCATTACCCTAA
- a CDS encoding DUF58 domain-containing protein, protein MLPREVIRRVRDIQIRTGRQVADVLAGQYESVFKGRGIEFDEVRPYVPGDDVRTIDWNVTARVGEPFVKRYVEDRQLTLMVMADVSASQDFGSVTRSKREATAELSALLAFSANQNDDKIGLTLFHGNIEQYIPARKGSKHSLRVIREVLAHGQVEAKSSAGDKTLGDKRADRQELSAENRLADAGSSRKNKFRRWLPRFRRRAWWRTGRQATNIAGAMEFLMSVTTRKTICFVISDFLDDGYLRPMQSANRKHDVIAVLVTDPKELEFPSVGLVNLEDAETGVVRQFDTSSTSFRETVQRESLQRVETLRRQFAASGIDFIHIDSSGDVVDPLVKFFHMRQRRMRR, encoded by the coding sequence ATGCTGCCGCGCGAAGTCATTCGACGTGTTCGTGACATTCAAATTCGAACCGGGCGTCAAGTTGCTGACGTTTTAGCCGGGCAGTACGAGTCTGTCTTCAAAGGTCGCGGTATCGAATTCGATGAAGTCCGGCCGTACGTTCCCGGAGATGATGTCCGAACGATCGATTGGAATGTGACCGCCAGAGTCGGCGAACCGTTCGTGAAGCGATACGTCGAAGACCGCCAATTGACATTGATGGTCATGGCGGACGTCTCTGCTTCACAGGATTTTGGGTCAGTGACCCGTAGCAAACGCGAGGCTACCGCAGAGCTCAGTGCGTTGTTGGCTTTTTCGGCAAACCAAAACGATGACAAGATCGGACTGACTCTGTTTCATGGAAACATCGAACAATACATTCCGGCCAGAAAAGGAAGCAAACACTCCTTACGAGTGATTCGAGAAGTGCTGGCCCACGGCCAAGTCGAGGCCAAGTCCTCCGCTGGTGACAAAACGCTTGGTGATAAAAGGGCTGATCGGCAAGAACTCTCTGCCGAGAACCGTCTGGCAGATGCGGGATCCTCGCGCAAGAATAAGTTCCGTCGCTGGTTGCCAAGGTTTCGTCGACGAGCGTGGTGGAGAACCGGAAGGCAGGCGACCAATATTGCCGGCGCGATGGAATTCTTGATGTCGGTGACAACACGAAAGACAATTTGCTTCGTGATTAGTGACTTTCTAGATGACGGGTATCTCCGTCCAATGCAAAGTGCCAATCGCAAACACGACGTGATCGCTGTTCTAGTAACCGATCCAAAGGAATTAGAATTTCCATCGGTTGGCTTGGTCAATTTAGAGGATGCCGAAACCGGCGTGGTTCGCCAGTTCGACACATCGTCGACCAGCTTTCGCGAGACCGTTCAGCGGGAAAGTCTTCAACGTGTCGAAACGCTGCGCCGTCAATTCGCTGCTTCGGGAATCGACTTCATTCATATCGATTCCAGCGGTGACGTGGTTGACCCACTTGTGAAATTCTTTCACATGCGTCAACGGAGGATGCGACGATGA
- a CDS encoding AAA family ATPase codes for MNAPQLDEQIAKYSQICSRLTDEVGRLLVGQEKMVSRLLIGLITGGHVLLEGVPGLAKTLTVSSLAKAIRTDFSRIQFTPDMLPADVIGTEIFNPKEATYSVKQGPIFSNLVLADEINRAPAKVQAALLEAMQEKQVTIGTETFRFDEPFLVMATQNPIEQEGTYPLPEAQVDRFMLKATVEYPSRDDERKIVDRIAGGKPIPEITPVASPQEIMEIRAVVEKVWCDEKVRDYAVDVVRATRSSDADSTNPLENMIEMGASPRASIFLLKAGKAHAFLDGRSYVTPHDIKSLAPDVLRHRLVLTYEAEAEGKTIDGVLRDILDNVPVP; via the coding sequence ATGAATGCCCCGCAGCTTGACGAACAGATTGCCAAGTATTCGCAAATTTGCAGTCGCCTAACGGACGAAGTCGGTCGTCTGTTGGTCGGCCAAGAGAAGATGGTTTCGCGGCTGCTAATCGGACTGATTACCGGCGGGCATGTTCTGCTGGAAGGGGTGCCGGGCTTGGCCAAGACATTGACGGTCAGCTCGCTCGCCAAAGCCATTCGCACCGATTTTTCGCGGATCCAGTTTACGCCTGATATGTTGCCCGCCGATGTGATCGGCACCGAGATTTTTAATCCCAAAGAGGCAACCTACAGCGTCAAGCAAGGCCCAATCTTTTCAAATCTTGTGTTGGCGGACGAGATCAACCGGGCCCCGGCAAAGGTGCAGGCAGCTTTGCTCGAAGCGATGCAGGAGAAGCAAGTTACGATCGGCACCGAAACATTTCGGTTTGACGAACCGTTTCTGGTGATGGCGACGCAAAACCCGATCGAACAGGAGGGCACCTATCCGCTTCCCGAAGCGCAGGTCGACCGTTTTATGCTGAAGGCCACCGTCGAGTATCCCAGTCGCGATGATGAACGCAAAATCGTCGACCGAATCGCCGGGGGCAAGCCGATTCCAGAGATAACGCCTGTCGCTTCACCGCAAGAGATCATGGAGATTCGTGCGGTTGTCGAAAAAGTCTGGTGTGACGAAAAGGTTCGTGACTACGCCGTCGATGTCGTTCGGGCAACGCGTTCATCCGACGCCGATTCGACAAACCCGCTGGAGAATATGATCGAGATGGGAGCCAGTCCGCGTGCTTCTATCTTTCTTCTCAAAGCAGGCAAGGCTCATGCATTTCTTGATGGACGCAGCTACGTTACGCCACATGACATTAAGTCGCTCGCACCGGATGTCCTCCGCCACCGGCTCGTTTTGACCTACGAAGCAGAAGCGGAAGGCAAAACGATTGACGGGGTGTTGCGAGACATCTTAGACAATGTGCCTGTTCCCTAA
- a CDS encoding Hsp20/alpha crystallin family protein, whose translation MSQLSSALSRSLGPRPLAMASREMDELFDRLFHPVVTNNGRRWTPPVSIWEEGDQYHLAMDLPGFSLEQLDVSFEDGHLQINATRKREENDNRKYLHDERHWGEVRRVIPLPDSVDPESIEASYADGVLSVTLAKRPEVLPKKIEIKARQT comes from the coding sequence ATGAGTCAACTAAGTTCTGCTCTTTCTCGCTCGCTCGGTCCCAGGCCTTTGGCGATGGCGAGCCGCGAGATGGATGAGTTGTTTGATCGTCTATTTCATCCTGTCGTGACCAACAATGGTCGACGATGGACGCCCCCGGTTTCGATTTGGGAAGAAGGTGACCAATACCATCTGGCGATGGATTTGCCTGGATTCAGCCTCGAACAGCTGGATGTCTCATTTGAAGATGGTCACTTGCAAATCAATGCGACTCGTAAGCGTGAAGAAAACGATAATCGAAAGTACTTGCACGACGAACGCCATTGGGGCGAAGTCCGCCGAGTGATTCCGTTGCCGGATTCAGTTGATCCCGAATCGATTGAGGCTTCGTATGCCGACGGAGTTTTGTCGGTAACTTTGGCGAAGCGTCCTGAGGTGCTTCCTAAGAAAATCGAGATCAAGGCTCGTCAAACTTAG
- a CDS encoding VWA domain-containing protein, producing MQSRLVRQPSATRRLVVLGLFSAAAISFVVALMRPQYGLAYVSTPKVGAQLMFCLDVSKSMLADDVAPNRLDRAKADIVDLVSLLEGDQVGLIAFAGRASVACPMTTDYGFFRLVLDSVGPNSVGRGGTRLEEPLRKAIDGYAESGDVSRVIVLITDGEDHDSRPMDAAEEARKRGIRIIAVGLGDEAGSEIQLTDPQTGATSRLLDQDGKPVVSRLDGATLRELALATNGVYIPAGTGRLDLQSIYETHLQPLVRDELQSDRRAIRNDAFQWAIAAGLALMLLAIFIASRPVVSQNDSLASGASASESAQRRHVRSKATALALLVILVFWHGSTQANDSAADKSGVPADVATSNLANPEPSDARPVRQLYNEGLQHLQNASEESLVAAESAFSKAREQASSDGELRFRSTYNLGWVAVQKADAVVESQPEKAIEHLEQAVGWFRDSIRLRSSSEDARHNLDLVLKRLIQLRDQVAKKDQGDLLQQLTAMIEAQRGRLSSMRALVQQIDTSSDPNVVDQFRADFNRLAVDCRVALSDLEGLIELAADEIDSLRSKDESEQSPEDAVRRLQLEGAVERLSSAGQRLGASRSQLRRRQAMRAFRRANAALTELKRAREQLYDPLKVLDGILADSVPFLRETVLIASGAPEGAIAGDQPVVNNGATAAGSLVNQASDIPAWLDQEYVSDTQAELLERTNELTTRLQAGVDASEKSASGASEEDADQAADPQQQKQMQQIRDALPSLHEAVQQMRQSDVELQTPNYSTSTEHQVQAINALTEARERFADLRALIELAFQDQTGIADSLGQLGQLLAAAPENDADPEDDADPEDDAPEDAASEDAAPEDDADTETTDQQPEISVDAIEPLLNATFQQQVKNQARAERIANMIAEELSKLKQEDASSKSEDSLAGSDRTADSNGASRADQNDQELQKYELATALIEKAISQMQQVSNQSPKESPNESQDTATKEGIFTIIEVAQGEATSAKESLEQLRRLFFSLIEHLRDTARRQADLNDQTQQTVGMESELDNAVAELEKLSGKQDELREISKQLASAFQQQSEQSSPDQIPDEQKQAMQDAAEKSFQASELIAEGSQFMEQAISKLRADSQEHDAAIEPQGKSLQKLVEALQLLQPPENQDNQQQDQSQQNESQDQQQDQNDQQQQQQMDPSRVLQAVRDREAQRRKDRERMQSARQAPVAKDW from the coding sequence ATGCAAAGCCGCCTCGTACGGCAACCCTCGGCGACGAGGCGTCTTGTCGTTCTTGGGTTGTTCTCTGCTGCCGCGATCAGTTTTGTTGTCGCGCTAATGCGGCCACAGTATGGCTTGGCCTACGTCAGCACACCAAAGGTCGGTGCACAGTTGATGTTTTGTTTAGACGTTAGCAAGTCGATGCTCGCTGACGACGTCGCACCTAATCGCCTTGATCGGGCCAAAGCGGACATTGTCGATTTGGTATCGCTTCTTGAAGGTGACCAAGTCGGCCTGATCGCGTTCGCCGGACGGGCGAGCGTGGCTTGTCCGATGACGACCGACTATGGGTTTTTCCGATTGGTGCTCGACAGCGTCGGACCCAATAGTGTCGGACGCGGCGGAACCAGACTCGAAGAACCGCTTCGAAAGGCGATCGATGGCTACGCCGAAAGCGGCGACGTCTCGCGAGTCATCGTGTTGATCACTGACGGTGAAGATCACGATTCCAGGCCGATGGATGCTGCCGAAGAGGCACGCAAACGTGGGATACGCATCATCGCGGTGGGACTTGGGGATGAAGCCGGTAGCGAGATTCAACTGACGGACCCACAAACCGGTGCGACGTCAAGGTTGCTTGATCAAGACGGCAAGCCAGTTGTCAGTCGTCTTGATGGGGCGACACTACGTGAGTTGGCGCTCGCGACCAACGGTGTTTACATCCCTGCGGGAACAGGGCGGCTGGACTTGCAATCAATCTATGAAACTCACTTGCAGCCCTTGGTTCGCGATGAACTTCAATCGGATCGACGGGCGATTCGCAACGACGCATTTCAGTGGGCCATCGCAGCAGGGCTTGCGTTGATGTTGCTTGCGATCTTCATTGCGTCACGACCGGTCGTATCACAAAACGATTCACTCGCTTCGGGGGCATCCGCTTCGGAATCAGCGCAGCGTCGCCATGTCCGATCGAAAGCTACCGCATTGGCTCTCTTGGTGATATTGGTTTTCTGGCATGGATCAACTCAAGCGAACGACTCGGCGGCTGACAAGTCTGGTGTACCCGCAGATGTCGCCACAAGCAATCTTGCCAATCCAGAACCATCAGACGCTCGGCCAGTGCGGCAGTTGTACAACGAAGGGTTGCAGCATCTGCAAAACGCATCGGAAGAAAGTCTGGTCGCGGCCGAATCTGCGTTTAGCAAGGCTCGTGAGCAAGCGAGTTCTGATGGTGAGCTGCGTTTCCGTTCGACCTATAACTTAGGTTGGGTAGCCGTTCAGAAGGCAGACGCCGTTGTTGAATCGCAACCTGAAAAAGCGATCGAGCATCTTGAGCAGGCGGTGGGCTGGTTCCGCGACTCGATTCGGTTGCGAAGCAGTTCCGAAGACGCCAGGCACAACTTGGATTTGGTGCTCAAACGTCTGATCCAACTGCGCGACCAAGTTGCCAAGAAGGATCAAGGTGATCTGTTGCAGCAGCTGACCGCAATGATTGAGGCTCAGCGAGGTCGCTTGTCGAGTATGCGTGCTTTGGTCCAGCAAATCGACACTTCAAGCGATCCTAACGTGGTCGATCAGTTCCGTGCGGACTTCAATCGGCTGGCGGTGGACTGTCGAGTCGCATTATCGGATTTGGAAGGGCTGATCGAGTTGGCCGCCGATGAAATCGATTCGTTACGTTCAAAAGACGAATCCGAACAAAGCCCGGAAGACGCGGTTCGGCGATTGCAACTCGAAGGTGCGGTGGAACGATTGAGTTCTGCGGGGCAGCGACTGGGCGCCTCGCGAAGCCAACTCAGACGCCGGCAAGCGATGCGTGCTTTTCGAAGGGCGAATGCTGCACTGACGGAACTGAAACGGGCACGCGAACAGCTTTATGATCCACTGAAAGTTCTCGACGGAATCCTGGCTGACAGTGTGCCTTTCTTGCGAGAGACCGTCTTGATTGCCAGTGGTGCGCCCGAAGGGGCAATCGCGGGGGATCAGCCTGTCGTCAACAACGGAGCGACTGCTGCGGGCAGCCTGGTCAACCAGGCAAGCGACATCCCAGCTTGGTTGGACCAGGAGTATGTTTCCGATACGCAGGCCGAATTGCTTGAACGGACAAATGAGCTGACAACTCGCCTGCAAGCCGGTGTGGATGCTTCAGAGAAGTCCGCTTCTGGTGCTTCTGAAGAAGATGCCGACCAAGCTGCCGACCCTCAGCAGCAAAAACAGATGCAGCAAATTCGTGACGCACTACCATCACTTCACGAAGCGGTGCAGCAGATGCGGCAATCGGATGTGGAGCTTCAGACACCCAACTACTCAACGTCGACAGAGCATCAGGTACAGGCGATCAACGCATTGACGGAAGCTCGCGAGCGATTCGCAGATTTACGGGCCTTAATCGAACTTGCCTTTCAAGACCAAACGGGCATCGCTGACTCGTTGGGTCAATTGGGGCAGTTGCTTGCCGCCGCTCCTGAAAATGATGCTGACCCTGAAGACGATGCTGACCCTGAAGACGATGCCCCTGAAGATGCTGCTTCTGAAGACGCTGCTCCAGAAGACGATGCCGATACCGAAACAACTGATCAGCAGCCTGAGATTTCAGTCGACGCCATCGAACCATTGCTGAACGCTACATTTCAACAGCAAGTTAAGAATCAGGCTCGGGCCGAACGTATCGCCAACATGATCGCCGAAGAACTAAGCAAACTGAAGCAGGAAGACGCTTCTTCTAAATCCGAGGACTCTCTCGCAGGATCGGATAGAACTGCAGATTCCAATGGAGCATCGCGTGCAGATCAAAATGATCAGGAGCTGCAAAAGTATGAACTGGCCACAGCCTTGATCGAAAAAGCAATCTCGCAGATGCAGCAAGTCTCTAATCAATCTCCGAAAGAATCCCCGAACGAATCGCAGGACACTGCGACGAAGGAAGGGATCTTCACAATCATTGAAGTCGCACAGGGCGAAGCGACATCGGCTAAAGAGTCCCTCGAACAGCTCCGTCGATTGTTCTTTTCGTTGATCGAACATCTTCGTGATACCGCGAGGCGTCAGGCTGATTTGAACGACCAGACGCAGCAAACGGTCGGGATGGAATCCGAACTGGACAATGCCGTGGCTGAATTGGAAAAGCTGTCCGGCAAACAAGACGAGTTGCGTGAGATTTCAAAACAGCTTGCGTCCGCTTTTCAACAGCAATCCGAGCAATCATCACCGGATCAAATTCCCGATGAACAAAAACAAGCGATGCAAGACGCCGCCGAAAAGAGTTTTCAGGCTTCCGAATTAATCGCCGAGGGAAGTCAGTTCATGGAACAAGCTATAAGTAAGCTGCGAGCCGATTCGCAAGAACACGATGCTGCAATCGAGCCCCAGGGCAAATCTCTGCAAAAGCTGGTCGAAGCTTTGCAGTTGTTGCAGCCACCAGAGAATCAAGACAACCAACAGCAGGACCAGTCGCAGCAAAACGAATCGCAAGATCAGCAGCAGGACCAAAACGATCAGCAACAGCAACAGCAGATGGACCCGTCACGCGTGCTGCAGGCTGTGCGTGACCGTGAAGCTCAGCGGCGTAAGGATCGCGAGCGAATGCAAAGTGCCCGGCAAGCTCCTGTCGCGAAGGATTGGTAA
- a CDS encoding serine/threonine protein kinase translates to MPKCKKCRAPFVVHISADDPPKVRVGIPKKPRADKQNAPNLPAPASNDHIHSDPNLTRPVIDPERTRSGSEETIDQTIAASDEQTGSVKAGLGKATDLSISSSSTRGRSSAKPSSGTQSSKPSSPADPQDSEPSEIPSRLGGYRLIRMLGRGAMGAVYQAKQISLDRDVALKTIRARFASSPASLARFTREAYAAAQLTHHNVVQIYDFGEDNGLHYFSMEWIRGGSLADLVRQKGSISPKLAATYILQAARGLQFAHRNGMVHRDVKPANLLLAEDGVVKVADLGLVKIPDQVDPEPIAEEHLLSGLQSGTQVTMQGTAVGTPAYMAPEQSADSSTVDHRADIYSLGCSLFFLLTGRSPYSGDEPIDVLEMHAKSPVPDLAEANPRAPHELADIISRSMAKRPTERYASLAEMIDDLQSFLGLDVTVGFSPTNEQADRWETLAANYAKTQRFNRFGEPLLIAFAVAMAFATIGITASSLSMALLAPVLFVSTCISAVTFGALGGSSVIAKQVRAWFETLSLFETIVFGIASLALTFVTVVTGLWIGAIAGLVLGIGLGAAYHFAIVTTSEKSGQEALNQAKHFVRDLRIDGVEENGLRDFIARYAGDRWQLVFEALFGYDAMVSMRSRLASDNSYSGSTAGNSIRDRIYKKLAVKAKAKREAKDQQKLANLERESLISQGVSVRDAQEQAWQVAAAVMEGVQKVVDSTNGDERVQAEAKRQRIKAMLADARSGKYKRQRDRHASWKLALSGYTRMLVGCLMLTIFAFALQATGVINDEVIATARRGDLTLQNMPNAETGVLGVTVSVWSIGIAGILLCMSAFVSGWRMSPFALVATLTILFGPRMGIPDVGLIQAWMIAAAAGMAVYIPGAIYGEEPEPELWI, encoded by the coding sequence ATGCCGAAGTGCAAGAAGTGCAGGGCTCCCTTTGTGGTACACATCAGTGCGGACGACCCACCCAAAGTTCGTGTTGGTATTCCCAAGAAGCCGCGGGCTGATAAGCAAAACGCCCCAAACCTTCCCGCCCCCGCGTCGAACGATCATATTCATAGCGATCCCAACCTGACTCGGCCGGTAATCGATCCTGAACGCACCCGCTCCGGATCAGAAGAAACGATCGACCAAACGATCGCGGCCAGTGACGAACAAACTGGGTCGGTCAAAGCCGGACTTGGCAAAGCGACAGACTTATCCATATCGAGTTCATCGACACGCGGTCGCAGTTCCGCAAAGCCCTCATCAGGCACGCAATCTTCAAAACCGAGTTCGCCAGCAGACCCCCAGGATTCCGAACCGTCGGAAATCCCATCTCGGTTGGGCGGGTACAGATTGATTCGCATGTTGGGCCGTGGTGCGATGGGCGCTGTCTATCAAGCCAAACAGATCTCTCTGGATCGCGACGTTGCTCTGAAAACCATACGTGCACGTTTCGCCAGCAGCCCTGCGTCACTCGCCCGCTTTACCCGCGAAGCCTACGCGGCCGCTCAGCTAACGCACCACAATGTGGTCCAGATCTACGACTTTGGTGAAGACAACGGGCTGCACTATTTTTCGATGGAGTGGATCCGTGGCGGATCACTTGCAGACCTCGTTCGTCAAAAAGGAAGCATCTCACCAAAGCTCGCCGCCACCTACATTCTGCAGGCGGCACGCGGCCTACAGTTCGCGCACCGCAACGGCATGGTGCACCGCGATGTCAAACCCGCCAATTTACTGCTCGCCGAAGACGGGGTTGTGAAAGTTGCCGATCTGGGATTGGTAAAGATCCCCGATCAAGTCGATCCCGAACCGATCGCCGAAGAACACTTATTAAGCGGTCTTCAGAGCGGCACACAGGTCACGATGCAGGGAACTGCCGTTGGAACGCCTGCATACATGGCACCGGAGCAGTCTGCAGATTCGAGCACGGTCGACCATCGCGCGGACATCTACTCGCTCGGTTGTAGCCTGTTTTTTCTGCTAACAGGTCGATCGCCATATTCAGGGGATGAGCCCATCGATGTGCTAGAGATGCACGCCAAATCGCCGGTTCCAGACCTTGCCGAAGCCAACCCGCGTGCTCCACATGAGCTGGCAGATATCATCTCGCGGTCGATGGCGAAACGTCCCACGGAACGATATGCGTCGCTGGCCGAAATGATCGACGATTTGCAATCGTTTCTAGGGCTCGATGTCACCGTTGGATTCTCACCCACAAACGAACAAGCCGATCGATGGGAAACACTTGCGGCAAACTATGCAAAGACACAAAGGTTTAATCGATTCGGTGAGCCGCTACTGATCGCTTTTGCGGTAGCGATGGCGTTCGCCACGATAGGAATCACCGCATCATCACTGTCGATGGCTTTACTAGCGCCGGTACTATTCGTGTCGACTTGCATCTCGGCAGTGACCTTTGGTGCATTGGGTGGCAGCAGTGTGATTGCGAAACAGGTACGCGCGTGGTTTGAAACCCTGTCGTTGTTTGAAACCATCGTTTTCGGAATCGCTTCATTGGCCCTAACCTTTGTCACGGTCGTGACAGGACTTTGGATCGGTGCGATCGCTGGCCTAGTCCTTGGCATTGGTCTGGGGGCCGCCTATCACTTTGCGATCGTCACGACGTCCGAAAAGTCTGGGCAAGAAGCCTTGAACCAAGCGAAACATTTCGTTCGCGATTTGCGAATCGATGGCGTCGAAGAAAACGGACTGCGTGACTTCATCGCTCGCTACGCTGGTGACCGCTGGCAGCTCGTGTTCGAAGCTTTATTTGGATACGACGCCATGGTTTCGATGCGATCGCGACTTGCATCGGATAACTCGTATAGCGGATCGACCGCAGGAAACTCGATCCGCGATCGCATCTACAAGAAACTTGCGGTAAAAGCCAAAGCCAAACGCGAAGCAAAGGACCAACAGAAACTCGCCAACCTGGAAAGAGAATCGCTTATCAGTCAGGGCGTTTCCGTAAGGGATGCCCAGGAACAAGCTTGGCAAGTTGCCGCTGCGGTGATGGAAGGCGTTCAAAAAGTCGTCGATTCGACCAACGGTGACGAACGAGTCCAGGCAGAAGCCAAACGCCAAAGAATCAAAGCCATGCTGGCTGATGCACGGAGTGGAAAATACAAACGACAAAGAGACCGCCATGCGAGTTGGAAGCTCGCCTTGTCGGGATACACTCGTATGCTGGTTGGCTGTTTGATGCTGACGATCTTTGCCTTCGCGTTGCAAGCGACAGGCGTGATCAACGACGAAGTCATCGCGACCGCACGTCGTGGCGATCTAACACTTCAAAACATGCCAAATGCGGAAACGGGCGTGCTTGGTGTCACCGTCAGCGTCTGGTCGATTGGGATCGCGGGCATCCTGCTATGCATGTCTGCGTTCGTGTCCGGGTGGAGAATGTCACCCTTCGCATTGGTCGCAACATTGACGATCTTGTTCGGACCAAGAATGGGCATCCCCGATGTCGGATTGATCCAAGCATGGATGATCGCCGCTGCGGCAGGCATGGCTGTCTACATCCCAGGTGCCATCTACGGCGAGGAACCCGAACCGGAGCTGTGGATCTAG